In Felis catus isolate Fca126 chromosome A2, F.catus_Fca126_mat1.0, whole genome shotgun sequence, the following proteins share a genomic window:
- the LOC105260366 gene encoding MAP/microtubule affinity-regulating kinase 3-like: MKLTQYILTGKQSDVKFIRKTQEDPAGLQGLCREAQNMKTSSHPSIVKSLKVINRKKSLVLLSKYVSRDKLCDDFTHHGQVTEEVPDKFCQLLSVVEYCHQQGMIGGDQKLETLLFDKKLKQREHTPSANAWSLGVVWYCLATGFEPFEGEVFWEAERNMENREHSAWIFMSLGSENLWYTLTTIQPKISTPTTVRCWSSIATCSSTGLSSEQSSLTSEGTSIGTTISGPRCNSPATNSDTSSEHRQPGRMSLEPKNRVLKTLGKFKKLFKKHNKIEPQKTANK, encoded by the exons ATGAAGCTGACCCAGTACATCCTAACCGGGAAGCAGTCTGATGTGAAGTTCATCAGGAAAACCCAGGAGGACCCCGCTGGCCTCCAGGGACTTTGTCGTGAAGCCCAGAATATGAAGACCTCAAGTCACCCAAGTATTGTCAAGTCACTCAAGGTGATCAACAGGAAGAAATCGTTAGTcctcctttcaaaatatgtaagcAGAGACAAGCTGTGTGACGATTTTACGCACCATGGCCAAGTGACGGAGGAGGTTCCAGACAAATTCTGCCAGCTGTTATCGGTTGTGGAGTACTGCCACCAACAAGGTATGATCGGCGGGGATCAGAAGCTGGAGACACTGCTTTTTGACAAGAAGCTGAAG CAAAGGGAGCACACCCCTTCCGCAAACgcttggagcctgggggtggTTTGGTACTGCTTGGCCACCGGGTTTGAGCCGTTTGAGGGGGAAGTCTTCTGGGAAGCGGAACGAAATATGGAAAACAGGGAACACAGTGCTTGGATTTTCATGTCCCTGGGGAGTGAAAACCTGTGGTACACGTTGACAACCATCCAGCCCAAGATCAGCACACCAACCACAGTCCGCTGCTGGAGCTCCATCGCAACCTGTTCCAGCACAGGCCTGTCCTCAGAGCAGAGTAGTCTGACCTCCGAAGGGACCAGCATAGGGACCACGATCAGCGGGCCCAGATGCAACTCACCAGCCACAAACTCCGACACCAGCAGTGAACACAGGCAGCCAGGGAGGATGTCCCTAGAGCCAAAAAATCGGGTTCTCAAAACTCTTGgtaaattcaaaaaattattcaaaaaacacaataaaatagaacCCCAAAAAACTGCAAATAAATGA